Within Hydrogenoanaerobacterium saccharovorans, the genomic segment GAGGCGCATTTGCACCTCTTTTTTAATACGAATTTTACCCCAGGTATTTGTGAAGATGCGATGTGAAGTCATCGTGTTTTCTAGCTTTATCGTTAGATGGATTGGGCTAGCCAACCATAATTTTACCGTCCGGCATAATCTGGTTTTTCTTAATACCGTTGTTGGCAGCAAGAGAAAGTACAAACGAAATGGGGCCCACACGGCCGGTAAACATTGTTAAAGTGAGCACCAGCTTGGACGGAATATTGGCAAGTGCCGTTACCCCCGAGGACAGCCCCACCGTTGCAAACGCCGATACTGCTTCAAACATAGAATCAATGCCTGTTTCCAGCGTACTCAACGGCATAGAAAAGTAGACGACACTGCCTGCGATAATTACCAACAATCCCGCCAGCATTACAATCGCAAGCGATTTGTAAACGGTATTTTTGGCAACTTTGCGCTTCATAATAATGGTATCTTCCCTGCCGCGTATCACCGAAATTACCGTCGCTACCACTACCGAAATGGTAGTAACTTTAATTCCGCCGCCGGTAGAGCCGGGTGCTGCACCGATAAACATGAGCACCATGGTAAACGTTTTGGTTACAGGGAACATTTGAGTAATATCAATGGTGTTAAAACCTGCGGTTCGCGTAGAAACCGACTGGAAGTATGCCGCAGACAGCTTTTCGCCGAGAGGCATGTCCAACAGGGTGGCGGGGTTATACCATTCGCAAACCAAAAACATCACTGTGCCCGATACAATCAGCAGGGCTGTCATTAAAAGCACAACACGGCTGTGCAGCATCAGCTTTTTTGTTTTGCGGTAATCCAGTAAATCTGCCCACACAATAAAGCCCAACCCGCCAATGATAATCAGGAAGGTGATGACGATAATTACTATCGGGCTGCCGTTGTAATTGGTGAGTGAAATGAATTTTTCTTCAAAGCCTAAAATATCGAAACCTGCGTTGCAAAACGCCGAAATTGCTAAAAATATAGAGATAAAAATGCCGTGTACCCCGTACTTTGGCACAAACACCAGCATTAGTATGGCGGCGCCGATGCCCTCCACCGCGAAAGATGCCTTTACTA encodes:
- a CDS encoding TrkH family potassium uptake protein — encoded protein: MSLNLPEKKRSSLSTSPARAICLSFFAVIAVGTLLLTLPYSSQDGQFTNVVDALFTATSATCVTGLVVFDTATKWSVFGQVTIIALIQIGGLGLLTITTFFNIAIGKRLGFRSMQRAQESINVDGVMDIDKMIRIVVKASFAVEGIGAAILMLVFVPKYGVHGIFISIFLAISAFCNAGFDILGFEEKFISLTNYNGSPIVIIVITFLIIIGGLGFIVWADLLDYRKTKKLMLHSRVVLLMTALLIVSGTVMFLVCEWYNPATLLDMPLGEKLSAAYFQSVSTRTAGFNTIDITQMFPVTKTFTMVLMFIGAAPGSTGGGIKVTTISVVVATVISVIRGREDTIIMKRKVAKNTVYKSLAIVMLAGLLVIIAGSVVYFSMPLSTLETGIDSMFEAVSAFATVGLSSGVTALANIPSKLVLTLTMFTGRVGPISFVLSLAANNGIKKNQIMPDGKIMVG